The sequence CAGGTCCTGACCGAAGAGCCGGTCGACCTGATCATCATGGACCGTAACCTTCCCGATGTCGAGGGAAGCGAATATATCGCGATGCTACGCTACCAGGGCCTCAAAACCCCGGTCATCTTCCTGTCGGCCAAAGACAGCAGTGCCCAGGTGCAGGAGGGGTTCCTGCGCGGCGGTGACGACTACATCACCAAACCGTTCGAAATCGACGAACTGATCCTGCGGATCAAGGCCGTTCTGCGCCGTACGCGCGGTGAAGAGGAGGAGCAGATCGTCACCTACCGCGACATCGAGCTGCACCTGCATTCGCGCGAAGCTTTCATCGCCGGCATGCCCGTCGAACTGACCAAACTGGAATTCAACCTGCTGCGTACCTTTATCGAGAACCGCACCACCGTGCTGCGGCGCGACTACCTGCTCAAAAGTGTCTGGGGCAAAAGCGACAGCTACCAGGGGCGCACGGTCAACGTCGCCATCAACCGCCTCAAAGAGAAGATCGACCCGGACAAGAGCAAAGACTATATCAAAACCGTCCGCGGCATCGGCTACATGATCCGCTAACCGGTGCCCCCGCACCGTAGACTACAGCAATAAAACAATCAGATAAAACGTATAAGAAGAGAAAGAAGGAAGGGGCAGAAGCAGCCCGGCATCAGCCGAATTTACCGCTGATGTACTCCTGGGTGAGTTTTTCCGCCGGGGTGACGAACATTTCGTCGGTCTTGTTCAGCTCGATGAGCTCGCCCAGGTACATGAAGCCCGTATAGTCGCTGACGCGGGCCGCCTGCTGCATGTTGTGCGTGACGATAATGATCGTAACGCGGTCGCGCAGCTCCATGACGAGCTTCTCGATCCCCTGGGTGGAGATGGGGTCGAGTGCCGAGGTCGGTTCGTCGAAGAGCAGGACATCCGGCTCGACGGCGATGGCGCGCGCAATACAGAGGCGCTGCTGCTGTCCGCCCGAGAGGCCGTTCGCATCGTGCTTGAGACGGTCTTTCACCTCGTCCCAGATCGCGGCGTCGCGCAGCGCCTTCTCAACGCGGTCCGCGAGCTCGGTTTTGTTTTTAAGTCCCTGCAGGCGCATGCCGTAGGCGATGTTGTCGAAGATGCTCATCGGGAACGCCGTCGGCTTCTGGAAGATCATCCCGATCTTGATACGCAGGTTGATCAGGTCCTCTTTGCTCTCAACGATGTTGCGCCCTTCGAACATGATCTTGCCGTCATACGTGTTCCCCGGATAGAGGTCGTGCATGCGGTTGAACGAACGCAGCAGGGTCGTTTTCCCGCAGCCCGAAGGCCCGATCAGGGCCGTGACCGCGTTTTTGGCGATCGGCATGGAGATGTTCTTGAGGTTCGGCGACGAAGCACCGGCATAGGTGAAACTGAAATTGTTGACTTCGATCGCCTTTTCGGACGGAATGTCGATTACGGTCGCCATAGGCTATCTCCCTTTTTTCTTGAGTAGAATCAGACGGCCCAGAATGTTGAGGCCAAGAATAAACATCGAGAGGATGAACGCCGCGGCCCATCCCATCTTCTGCCAGTCCTCATAGGGGCTGGTCGCGTAGTTGAACATCGTGACCGTCAGCGACGCCATCGGCTCGCTGAGATCGTAGTTGAGGAAGTTGTCGTTGAACGAGGTGAACAGCAGCGGTGCCGTCTCCCCGCCCACGCGGGCGATCCCCAGCAGAACGCCGGTCAGTACCCCCGCTTTCGCACCGCGGTAGACGACCTGCATGATCACCTTGTACTTCGGTGCGCCCAGGGCAAAAGCCGCCTCGCGCAGGGTCGAGGGGACCAGCTGCAGCATGTCGTCCGTCGTGCGCAGAATGATCGGGATCATGATGATCGCCAGCGCCACGACCCCGGCCCAGCCGCTGAAATGGCCCATCGGCAGGACGATAATGGCGTAGACGAAGGAGCCGATAACGATACTCGGCGCACTCATCATGATGTCGGAGATGTCGCGGATGATCTCAGCAAGCTTCGACTTCTGGCCGTACTCGCTGAGGTAGGTCCCGGCCAGGATACCCAGCGGCACGCCGACGGCGGTCGCCACACCGACCAGGATGAGCTGGCCGATCAGCGCCTGCCGCAGACCGCTCTCCTCGTAGCCCGGAGGCGCCCCTTCGAAGACGAAGATGTTCCAGTTGATGGCATCGATGCCGTTGGCGACGAGGACATAGAGGATCCAGAAGAGAAAGCCGATCCCGATCAGGGCCGAGAGGCTCGAAAGCCCGAGGACGATCTTGTTGACGAGCAGGCGTTTTTCAATCGCGGTCATTTCACTTTCCTTGTACGGCGCAGAAAATAGAACTTCGCCAGCGCGATGATGACGAAGCTCATCACCATCAGGATCAGCGCCAGTTCGAAGAGGCTCGAGAAGTAGAGATCCGTATCGGCCTCCGTGAACTCATTGGCGAGGGTAACGGGAATCGACGTCGCCGGCGCGGTAATGTCCAGCGAGATCTTGTGCACGTTCCCCATGACGAAGGTGACGGCCATCGTCTCGCCGACGGCACGGCCCAGGGCCAGGATCAGCGAACCGATGATCCCCGCCTTGGCGTAGGGGATGACGACGTCCTTGATGACGTCCCACTTCGTCGCCCCCAGCGCGTATGCCGACTCTTTGAGGATGTCCGGCGTCGTGTTCATCGCGTCGCGGGTGACCGCCGCCATGAAAGGCAGGATCATGATCGCGAGGATAATCCCCGCAGTAAGCATCCCGATCCCCAGACCGCCGAAAACGTCACGGATGATGGGCACGAAATAGAAAAGCCCCCACATCCCGTAGATGACCGAGGGGATCGCCGCCAGCAGCTCGATGGAGACCCCGACGGGTGATTTGAGCTTCGCCGGGGCGATCTCGCTCAGAAAGATCGCCACCCCTATCGCGACCGGAACGGCGAAGAGCATCGCCAGGAAGGTCGAGATCACCGAACCGGCAATCGCGGCGAACCCGCCGAATTTTTCCAGGTTCGGCGCCCATTTGTCCTGGAGGATGAAATCAAACCCGAACGCGGCGATCGCCTCCGTGGAGTGCTGGAAAAGCACCGTAAAAATCCAGGCGACGAGCAGCAAAATAGCCACCGCGACAAAGCGGGTCGCGTTCGCAAACAGTTTGTCAATCAGTAGTGTCAAACTTTTCTCTCTTCATCGGGCGTAGATGCCCTTGATATGGTGGGCGCAATGGTAAGCTACAAAGGTTACAGAAACATTACATATAGGTGGTAAAGCCCGCAGGCAAGGGGCTTCAGAGCAGTGGGACGTCGGCTGTCGGCGCGGTATCCGAAGCGGCACCCGGCATGAGGGGGGCGAGGCTGAAACCGAACGAGGAGCCCTCCCCTTCCACGCTGCTGATCTGCAGCTTCGTGTTGTGCAGGGCCAGGATGTAGCTGACGATGGAGAGCCCCAGTCCCATCGAATTGTCCCAGGTGTTCTTGTCGACGCGGTAGAACTTGCTGCTGATACGGTCAAGCTCCTTTGCGGCGATGCCGATCCCCCGGTCATGGACCCAGAGCATCCCGTCCGCTATCTCCAGTGTCACCGCCCCTTCGGAGTATTTCATCGCGTTATCGAGCAGGTTCGTGACGACCAGGTCGATCATCGTGCGGTCCGCTTCGACACTGCTGGGGGGACAGGAGACGTCCAGGGTCCGGTCGGTGTACTTTTTCGTAATGTTGTTTGCACACTCGGTGGCCAGATCGCAGAGATCAAACCGGCTCTTCGCCGGGGCCAGGTCATTGTTCTCGAGCTTGACGGAGAGCGACAGGCGGTCGAGCATCGTCGAGATCTTCTGGGCGTTGGCCGTGATCTTCTGCAAGAAGCGCTGCCGGATCCGGCCGTCGATTTCCGGATCGTCATGGAGCGTCTCCGCGTAGCCGACGATCGAGGCGATCGGGTTCTTGAACTCGTGGCTGATCGCCGAGAGGATATCATTGCGCTGCTTGTTGATGAGGCGCAGCCGCGCCGTGTACTTGCGCTTCTGGCGCTCCCGCTTGGCCAGCTTCTTGACGAGGTTCTTGAGCAGCAGCGAGATCTGCAGGAACTCCGTGAAATAGCGCGGTTTCACGACCGCTTTGTAGTTCTTGTCGCTGATCTCTTCGAGGTAGGCCGAGAGCTGGGCGATGTCGTAGCGGATCTTGCGGCTCATCCGTACCGCGAGGTAGACCACGACGAGCAGCAGCAGGGCCAGGACGCCCGCCAGCCGGTAAAGCAGTTTGTAGAAGTCGTCAAGCACCTTCTGCAGACTGACGGCGATGCGCAGCGTGTAAGAGCGCCCCTGCCAGACGATGCGTTTGGCCACATAGAGAAAATCGATGCCGATCGTATGGGAGAAGCGGACGGCCTGGCCGAACTCCCCTTTGGCGGCGGCCATGACCTCTTCGCGGTTGGCGTGGTTTTCCATCTCTTCGCGGTTGGCATCGCTCTCCGCGGCCACCGTGCCGTCGGCGGCAATGACGGTGATGCGTTTCCCGATCCGCGGCGCCGTATCCGCAATGTAAGCGTCAAGGCTGGGAACGTACTGCAGGGTGGACTCGATCAGCCCGATCTCCTGCTTGAGCCGCACCTCGTAGTCAGTGATGACGGACTCTTTAAGGGTAAAGTAGCCCACGAATGAAGCAATGATCCCCATCAGCGCGAAGATGCCGAGGAACTGGAGGACAAATGAGTGGTGGATCTTCAGCAAAGTGTGTACCCTACTCCGCGTACCGTTTTGATGTACTCTTTGCTCTTGTCCGGGTCGATCTTCTCTTTGAGGCGGTTGATGGCGACGTTGACGGTGCGGTCCTGGTAGACCTCATCGCCTCCCCAGACATGTTCAAGCAGGTAGTCCCGGTCAAGGACGACGTTCTGGTTGGAGATCAGCGTATGCAGCAGGTCGAATTCGAGTTTGGTGAGCGTGATGGGGCTTCCCTCGATGGTCACCTCCCGCGAGGCGAGGTTGAGCAGGATGTCCCGGTAGGCAACGACACCCTCGGAGGGCGTACCCTTGGTCCGGCGGAGCACGGCGTTGATGCGCAGCAGCAGCTCTTTCATATTGAAAGGCTTGGTCATATAGTCGTCCCCGCCGCGCATGAACCCCTCTTCGATATCGCTCTCTTTGTTCTTGGCGCTGAGGTAGATGACCGGGGTCTGGATCCCCTCCTTGCGCAGCAAAGCGACGAATTCGCTCCCCTCCGCACCGGGAAGGTTCCGGTCCATGATCATCAGGTCGACCGACTCCTCCTCGAGCACGCGGCGGACGTTTTTCGTGTTCAGGAATCCGATCGTCTCAAACCCCTCTTTTTCCAGGTTGTACTCGATGAGTTCAAGAAGGTCCTCTTCATCCTCAACAATGACTATCGTCGTTTGCATCGCGTTTCCCACTCCCTTATTTAGTAGCTCTGAAGTTTCCCGCCTTTGTGTTCGAACATCAGCAGGTTGGCAACGTTGACGGCACGGTCGCAGACCCGTTCGAGCTTGCGCAGCGTCCCCAGCATCCGGACATACGATGCGGAGAGCTCATGCTCGGAGATGATCATGGACATGATATCTTTTTCGAGGATCGCGAAGAGGTCGTCGTTTTTGCTCTCTTCAACCATTACTTTCCGGTAGGTCTCCTCAACATCGCAGGAGTCGATCTTTGAAACGCACTCATAGATGCTGGTCAGCGCATTGACGACGCTCTTGTGCAGCTGGACGATGGCATTGTCGAAAGGTTCAAGGTTGCAATCGCTCTGCATCAGTTCACGGATGCGGCGGGCATATTTTTTCGTCCCTTCGGCGATGCGGACCAGTTCGTTGGTCATCTTGAGGTAGGCCACCAGCCCGCGGAGTTCCTGGGCTTCCGGTCCGAACAGCGCAAAGGTCTTCACGATCTCGTTGTCGACGGTGTTGCCGTCGTTTTCGATCATCTTCAAGGTTTCCGTCGCTGCTTCGAAACCGTCCGCATTCTTGGCGCTGTACGCCTCGAGAGCCATACGGTTTGCTGTAACCTCTTTATGAATGATCTCGGCGACCATCCCCTGTATCTCGCGCAACTTTGTTTCGTAGCGTGGAAGCATGCTCATCCTTACTTTATTTCAGATAGTGTAACACAACTCCCATAGGCGGCGGTATACCCGGGCCGCGGCAGCCGTGTTTTAGTTGATAATTGATGGCCGGGATTATACGGGGGCTTGGTAACATAAAGGTTACAATCACACCCGCCCGAAAAATGAAGTGTAATCATTTTGTAACCGTGCGATCCTACAATTCGGCCATCACAACACGAAGGATCGTTTATGTTCAAACGCATCGCAACTGCCCTTACGCTTGCATCACTTGCACTGGCCTCTGCATCTGCAGCCGACAAGATCAGCGGCGCGGGCGCTTCATTCCCCGCCCCGCTCTATTATGACTGGGCTTTCAACTACGGCAAAGAGACCCGTAGCCGTGTCAACTACCAGTCCATCGGTTCCGGCGGCGGGATCAAGCAGATCACGAACCGTATCGTCGACTTCGGTGCCTCCGACAAGCCGCTCACGACCAAGGAGCTGACCAAGGCGAAACTGCTCCAGTTCCCGGCTGTCATCGGTGCAATCGTCGTCGCGTATAACCTCCCGGGCATCGCCGACGAGCAGCTCAAACTCTCTAACACTCTCGTCGCCGACATCTTCGCCGGCAAAATCACGATGTGGAACGACCCGGCGATCGCCGCGGAGAACAAAGGGCTGGCGCTCCCGAACGAAAAGATCATCGTCGTACACCGTTCCGACGGGTCAGGCACGACATACAACTTTACCTATTACCTGACAAAGAGCTCCGAGAACTGGGCCAACACGTACGGTGCCGGCAAGGCGATCGACTGGGCCGTCGGTATGGGCGGCAAAGGCAACGAAGGGGTTTCCAACCTCCTCAAACAGACGCCTTTCACCATCGGTTACATCGAAAGCGCCTACAAAGAGAAGAACCACCTCGCCGCCGCGACGCTGCAGACGGCGAACGGCAAGTGGGTCACGGCCCGCGAGGAGAACTTCAAGGCGGCGGCACAGTACGCCAGCTGGACGAAAGAGGACAACTTCTACGCACTGCTGGCACTCCAGCCGGGCGACACCTCCTACCCGATCGTCGCGGCCACTTTCATCCTCCTGCCCAAAGAGAAAGCGGGCATGAACAAGAAGGTAACCGCCTTCTATGACTACGCCTTCAAGCAGGGCGACGAGAGTGCCAAGAAGCTCGGTTACATCCCGCTGCCCGAAAGCACGAAACAGATGATCCGCGAATACTGGACAACGAACATCAAATAATCCGGGCGGTCACACCCACCCTTTTCCGGCGGCCCCTCGCCGCCGTTTCCCCTTTCATCCACTCCTAATTACCCTTTTTCTCATTCTCATTCAACAACCGTCCCCTGTCGTATCCGGTATTCTCCGTGTGCTATACTGGACCCGATACGGTTCATCCCATCAGACGCCGCATCATGGTTACGCTACAGTTGCTCTTTGGTTACAGTGGGATACATCTTTGTAATCTTTATGTAACCAAGCTGCTTTACAATTCACACAACTTAATGAATGAGGAAGCACAACAATGAAACAGATCGTTCTCTCAACGATTGCCGCACTGACACTGAGTACGGTCGCATCTGCCGACGCCACCACGCTTTACAGTGATCCGACAACGGGACAGGTCTTTACTCAGCCGGGCGAGAACCGTGTCAAGATGGGTGAGTTCGTCGATGCGAACACCCTTGAAACGTCCGGAGAGAAGACGACGGTTATTGCAAAGGATTCCCCGGAATTCCTGCTGGGCCAGGAGACCGCGCCGAACATGAAGTTCACGGCATCGGACAACCCGGACATGTGGCTCAAACTCGGAGTCCGCATCCAGGGAACGTTCGAGAACTACCAGCGTGATTATGAAGACGCGGCAAAGAGCGACACCAACAACTGGGACGCCTACCTCCGCCGGACGCGTTTCGAAGCCGCTGCCGGTTTCAGCAAAAACGTCTCATTCACAATGGATATCCGCAACGACAAGGCCAACTACCAGGACGACGGCGAGCAGAAGTTCAATGTCGGCGATGCCTACCTCAAGATCAGCAAACCCTTCGGGACATCCCTTGTGAACTTCCGCCTCTACCGCGGCAAGATTGACGTGTCCCGTACCGAGACCGTCAAATCCGCCTATGTCCTGCACTATGACCGCCCGCACGTCGCGGATGAAGCGGCGCAGTACATCACCCACAACCGCCGCGGGACCAATGCGAAAATGTACGGGGACTGGAAGAAGAAAATCTATTACGAGGTCGCGTTCGGGGACGGTGTCTACTCCGGCAAGTTCAAAGACGCGGGCGGCAGCAGCTTCGACGGGGACGATTTCAACCAGAAAAGCTTCTTCTACGGCGGGAAGGTCGTCCTCTCTCCGTTTGACGGCTGGGAAGAGACGAAGCGGACCGAAACCTACTTCGGCAAAGGCAAGCACTTTGAAATCGGCGCCTCCTACTGGAACAGCCCCGGGATCGAGTATGCCGACAGCAATGTCTCACAGACCATCGACCACGAGCTGATCAACCTCGAGATGTCGGCACACTACAAAGGCGCCTTTGTGCAGGCGGAGTGGTTTCAGTTCGACGGCGTCGTCAAGAACTGGGGCGAGGCCGAAACCGGCAAATCCACCGGCTGGTACGTCACCGGGGAGTACGTCATCGAGGCACTGGAATACCTCGCACCGTTCGTGCGCTACGAAAACTGGGATAAATACGACGGGAAAGGGGACTGGGGACTCGAGTCGAAAATGGCAGGGGTGAACTGGTACCTCAGAGGCAACTCGACCAAAGTCGGTCTCGTCTTCCAGGAAGACACCTACGGGAAAGATCTCGGCGACTACACCGATACTCGCTTCAAAGTCACGACACAGTGGTTCTTCTAAAGAACCGCTGCCCCGCTTCTAGACCTCAATCCTCGATATAGTAACCGATCCCCGAAGCGTTCTGGATGATGTCTGTGGGCAGTTTGTTGCGCAGGCGCCACACAAGGGTGCGCACGCTGTTCTCCGTCGCCCCCTTCTCCTCCCAGACGTAGTTGATCGCCTGGTCGAAACTGACCACGAGGCCCAGCTGGGCGACCAGCAGGCGCATGAAAGCGTTCTCTTTCTTCGTCAGCTTGATCTTCTTGCCCTGGTAGAACGTTTCGCAGACGCTGATGTCGAGATAGTAGTCGTCACCGAACGGGACGATCGGCTTGTCGGAGAGCTTCTTGTTATAGAGCAGCTTTTCGAGGTTGAGCTTATCGTTTTTAAGCCCCTCCATATTCTCTTCACGCTCTTTTTCGACATGGTATTTGTACATCGCCATCTGGATCGTCGCATGCAGCGACTCCGGGTCGAAAGGTTTGACGATGTAGCCGTAGGGTTCGGTCTGTTTCGCTTCGTCAATGATGTTCGCATCGGAGTGAGCCGTGAGATAGATGAACGGAAGGGCGTGCTTCTCACGGATATACTTCGCCAGTTCGATCCCGTCCGCATCTTCCTGCAGACTGATATCAACCAGGACGATATCGGGTTCATACACCTTGATCTTGTTGGGTGCCTGGATCGATGAATCGACCGTCGCGGCAACCTCATACCCCTGGTTTTCCAAAGCGATCTGAAGGTTCATCGCTGTAACGGGATCGTCCTCGACGATCATGACTTTGTAACTTTCCATCCCCACCCTTATACAAGCTCGATCAGTGCATCAAAAGTGCATTAAAAATAATTATAGTGAAAAAGGACTTTATTACAAAGTTATCATAGAGATGTCACATAAAACAAAATTCACCAAATAATGAAATGTTTCAAAACGAATCAGCTTTTTCCCGCAACGAAGGTATTGAAACAGTTCCGCATCTCCGAAAGCACGCCGGCGTAATCCAGCGCGCTGTTGCCCCCGCGGGCTTCCAACTCCATCGATTCGGCCAGCCGGGTCATCGCCTCGAAGCGGAAATTGCTGCTGGAACCCTTAATAGAGTGTGCCAGCAGGGCGACCTGCTTGAGGTCCCCCGCGGCGATCGCCTCTTCCAGCGCACCGAAACTCTGCATCATCTTCTCCCGGTAGACGCCCAGCAGCATCTGAAGCTGCGCCTCGGTGACCTGCAGAATCTCGCACAGCTCTTTGTGTTCCGGAACCGTCACTTCGGGCGTCACCTCCGCTTCGTCTACCCTTTCGGCGCGGGGAAGATAGCGTTCGAGCGAAGCAACCAGGGTCTCCATACGGATCGGCTTTCCGAGGAAGTCGTCATAGATGCGCCGCTGTTCGATCCCGCCCAGTACGTTGGCCGTCAGGGCGATCACCGGCAGGTGCGGCCGCCGCTCCCGGCTCTCGATATGCCGGATCGCCTGCAGGGCGTCACGCCCGTTCATGACCGGCATCTGCTCGTCCATCAACACGAGGTCAAACGCCTCAGAGCGGAACCGTTTGAGCGCCTCGGCCCCGTTGCCGACGATCGTATAGGTCACCCCGAGGTTCCCCAGCAGCGTGCCGATCAGCTCCTGGTTCGCTTCGTTATCCTCGGCGACCAGGACGTGGCCGTCAAAACGCACCCCTGCCGTATCCCTTTTGGGCTCCGGTTCGACGTCACCTGTCAGGGCCGTTTCGATCACCTCCTGCAGTTTGGCGCAGTACAGCGGCATCACGAGCGGGGTCACCCCGCTGACACTCTCATAGGTGTCATAGGGGGCATCCATCAGCACGACTTTTGGGCGCTCGGCTGCCAGAAGCGCATCCCGTTCCGGCGCTCCGATGCAGTGTTCGGAGAAAAAGAGGAGGTCGTAATCGCCGTCAAGCTGCTCCACCGCCGTGATCTCCACGCCGAAGCTCTGGAGATAGCGAACGAGCGACGCCGCCATCGGGTCGAATTTCTGCTCGGGGCAGTAGAGTGCGAGCCGCTTGGTGCGGATGCACTCCAGGTCCGTCAGCAGCGGGCGCGTTTCATCCCCAACGCGGACGGGAAGCGTGATGGTGAAGGTACTCCCGATCCCGGGGTGCGAGTGCACCGTGATCTCCCCCTCCATGTGCCGCACCAGCTGGGCACTGATGGAGAGTCCCAGCCCCGTACCGCCTGCGGCCGGATGGTCCGCGTTCCTCGCCTGGGAAAAGGGGTCGAAGATGTGACGCTGGTCTTTGGCCGCGATCCCGATCCCGGTGTCGATGACGCTGATGCTGATCCGCCCGTCGGTGTAGTATGCCTCGACCGTGATCTCCCCGCCCGGCGGGGTGAACTTGATCGCGTTTCCGAGCAGGTTGGAAATGACCTGCTGAATGCGCAGCGGATCGGCGATCAGCTCGTAGGGGATGCGCGGATCGATGAAGCTTGTCAGGGTGAGATGCTGCTGGTTGACGCTGGGGACGAAGAGTTCCAGGGTATGGGTGATGGTACGGTGCAGGTTGAAGGCTACGGGGTCGACGGTGAACTCGCCGCTGCGCAGTTTGGAGAAGTCGAGGATATCGTTGATGATGCTCAGCAGGTTCTCGCCGCTGCTGTAGATGATATCGAGGTAACGGCGGTCTTTGGCCGTCTGCGCTTCATCCTTGAGCAGGGCCACAAACCCCAGGATGGCATTGAGCGGCGTACGGATCTCGTGCGACATGTTGGAGAGGAAGTACTCCTTCGCCTCCCCCGCCGCGATCGCCTCCTCTTTGGCCACGACAAGGTCGGTGACCTCGTAACTGATCGCCATGTACTCCGTCACCCCGCTTTGCGTATCGGTGATCGGGACGACCGTCGTGTCGATGTAGAAGGTCCGTCCCTCTTTCGCCCTCCCCTTGATGGTCCCTTTGAAGACCCCCTCTTCGCTGATGGCCGCCGCCAGGTGATTGAAAAAGCTCCCCGGCATTTCAGGGTCGTAAAGCATGGTATGGGAGCTGCCGACAAGCTCTTCCTGGCTGTAGCCGCAGACGCGTGTCAGTTTCTCATTGGCATAGGTAATGATGCCCTGCGCATCCGTTTTGGCGACGATGGCGCTTTCGTCGATGGCCCGGCGATACTCTTCAAGCAGTTTGACGTTGCGCTCGATCTCCCGCTCTTTCTGGTAGATCGTCTCGGTATAGCGTTTGAGCACCCCGGAGAAGTTGAGGTCGAAGACGTAGCTGATCTCGTCGTAGACCTCCTGCGAATTGACGCCGATCTCGTAGGAGACATCCACCATTGCACGGCGGAAGTGGCTGCAGAGCATAAAAAGTTCGTCGGAGGTGACTTCGTGGTCTTTGAGGTATTCGAGCAGTTCCGCCATGACCGGGCAGTCGCCGATCTGCATCTCACCGCGGATGACCATCTCGAAATAGTCGTAGACCCCCGAGGCGTACTGGCGGATAAAAAAGTCGGTTTCGATCCCGTGGCGCCGCAGCACCGACCCGGCCGCCTCGTAGGAGACCCAGCGCTGCAGAATGGTCGCCTTGGCCTCCTTGAAACGGTCAATAACCCGTTGAAGCTGCGGAACGGACGGCATGCGCTTCTCCTGCGATATTCAAATTAAAAAAATTGATTTTAGCACATCGTGGGAAACGGTTGGATCAGGGGGCCACCCAGGCAACGACGCCGAGGCCGAGCAGCGCCAGCTGCCCCAGGGCGATCGCGGAGGTCCCGATGATGTTGCCCGTCTGGCAGCTGGTACACTGCTTGTACTTTTTCGCCTCGTACTCGGCA is a genomic window of Sulfurimonas sp. HSL1-2 containing:
- a CDS encoding ATP-binding protein → MPSVPQLQRVIDRFKEAKATILQRWVSYEAAGSVLRRHGIETDFFIRQYASGVYDYFEMVIRGEMQIGDCPVMAELLEYLKDHEVTSDELFMLCSHFRRAMVDVSYEIGVNSQEVYDEISYVFDLNFSGVLKRYTETIYQKEREIERNVKLLEEYRRAIDESAIVAKTDAQGIITYANEKLTRVCGYSQEELVGSSHTMLYDPEMPGSFFNHLAAAISEEGVFKGTIKGRAKEGRTFYIDTTVVPITDTQSGVTEYMAISYEVTDLVVAKEEAIAAGEAKEYFLSNMSHEIRTPLNAILGFVALLKDEAQTAKDRRYLDIIYSSGENLLSIINDILDFSKLRSGEFTVDPVAFNLHRTITHTLELFVPSVNQQHLTLTSFIDPRIPYELIADPLRIQQVISNLLGNAIKFTPPGGEITVEAYYTDGRISISVIDTGIGIAAKDQRHIFDPFSQARNADHPAAGGTGLGLSISAQLVRHMEGEITVHSHPGIGSTFTITLPVRVGDETRPLLTDLECIRTKRLALYCPEQKFDPMAASLVRYLQSFGVEITAVEQLDGDYDLLFFSEHCIGAPERDALLAAERPKVVLMDAPYDTYESVSGVTPLVMPLYCAKLQEVIETALTGDVEPEPKRDTAGVRFDGHVLVAEDNEANQELIGTLLGNLGVTYTIVGNGAEALKRFRSEAFDLVLMDEQMPVMNGRDALQAIRHIESRERRPHLPVIALTANVLGGIEQRRIYDDFLGKPIRMETLVASLERYLPRAERVDEAEVTPEVTVPEHKELCEILQVTEAQLQMLLGVYREKMMQSFGALEEAIAAGDLKQVALLAHSIKGSSSNFRFEAMTRLAESMELEARGGNSALDYAGVLSEMRNCFNTFVAGKS